The following coding sequences lie in one Sorghum bicolor cultivar BTx623 chromosome 6, Sorghum_bicolor_NCBIv3, whole genome shotgun sequence genomic window:
- the LOC8060466 gene encoding AT-hook motif nuclear-localized protein 23, with translation MAGLDLGTAATRYVHQLHHLHPDLQLQHSYAKQPEPSEDDPHGSGGGGGNSNNGGPYGEHDGGSSSSGPGAGDAPGGSGGNGEMVARRPRGRPPGSKNKPKPPVIITRESANTLRAHILEVGSGCDVFESVSTYARRRQRGVCVLSGSGVVTNVTLRQPSAPTGAVVTLHGRFEILSLSGSFLPPPAPPGATSLTIFLAGGQGQVVGGNVVGALYAAGPVIVIAASFANVAYERLPLEEEEAQAAPPGLQMQPPGGGVDGAGGGMGGGPFPPDPSAAGLPFFNLPLNNMAGGGSQLPPGADGHGWAGARPPF, from the coding sequence ATGGCCGGCCTCGACCTCGGCACCGCTGCGACGCGCTACGTTCATCagctccaccacctccaccccgacctccagctgcagcacagCTACGCCAAGCAGCCGGAGCCCTCCGAGGATGACCCTcatggcagcggcggcggcggcggcaacagcAACAACGGCGGGCCGTATGGTGAGCACGACGGCGGGTCGTCCTCATCCGGCCCAGGCGCCGGAGACGCCCCCGGTGGCAGCGGCGGTAACGGGGAGATGGTAGCCCGCCGACCGCGCGGCCGCCCGCCGGGCTCGAAGAATAAGCCCAAGCCCCCGGTGATCATCACGCGGGAGAGCGCCAACACGCTGCGCGCCCACATCCTGGAGGTCGGGAGCGGCTGCGACGTGTTCGAGAGCGTCTCCACGTACGCGCGCCGGCGGCAGCGCGGCGTCTGCGTGCTGAGCGGCAGCGGCGTGGTCACCAACGTGACGCTGCGGCAGCCGTCGGCGCCCACGGGCGCCGTCGTGACGCTGCACGGGAGGTTCGAGATCCTGTCGCTCTCGGGTTCTTTCCTCCCGCCGCCGGCTCCGCCCGGCGCCACCAGCCTCACCATCTTCCTCGCGGGGGGCCAGGGGCAGGTGGTCGGCGGGAATGTCGTGGGTGCGCTCTACGCCGCAGGCCCCGTCATCGTCATCGCCGCGTCCTTCGCCAACGTCGCCTACGAGCGTCTCCCGCTGGAGGAGGAAGAGGCTCAGGCAGCGCCACCCGGCCTCCAGATGCAGCCACCCGGCGGTGGTGTCGATGGCGCTGGTGGAGGCATGGGCGGTGGGCCGTTCCCTCCCGACCCGTCGGCTGCCGGGCTGCCGTTCTTCAACCTGCCGCTCAACAACATGGCCGGTGGCGGGTCGCAGCTCCCGCCCGGCGCCGACGGCCATGGTTGGGCCGGTGCACGGCCGCCGTTCTGA